The Saprospiraceae bacterium genome includes a window with the following:
- a CDS encoding glycosyltransferase family 4 protein codes for MAILFITHKYPPAVGGMEKQSFELIKGFTYSGQNYIISYNGNENIILFFLALKKRVHKMLRLHPEITLIHLNDGLLGTFFYLLGINKFGRKVAVTFHGLDVVFPLSLYQKNILPKLHIFDAFICVSHATKDACIKRGFSPNKIFVVSNGVSTSAETSEMNKETLNSILSNLGLNLDNDIILLSIGRPVRRKGFSWFAREVMSLLDDRFKYVHVGDSNGKEAFYLKWLPKKVIKLGDLFIGRPNDAVELIRVSKRNRNVILAGKVADNLKETLIRTASVIIMPNIYDEGDMEGFGLVALEASVKGKIVLAAGIEGVIDAVHDRKNGYLISTGLPHVWADKISLFAVKNLLFDDEIKQYTLDHFSWDGMVAGYRQVFDTLINKSVNEDI; via the coding sequence ATGGCTATATTATTCATTACACACAAATATCCTCCTGCAGTTGGCGGTATGGAAAAACAAAGTTTCGAATTGATAAAAGGTTTTACGTACTCCGGACAAAACTATATTATCAGCTATAATGGAAATGAAAATATCATCCTTTTTTTTCTGGCCTTGAAAAAGCGTGTCCATAAAATGTTGCGGCTTCATCCGGAGATAACATTAATACATTTGAACGATGGTCTGTTGGGTACATTTTTTTATCTATTGGGAATCAATAAGTTTGGAAGAAAAGTTGCCGTTACATTTCATGGATTGGATGTTGTTTTCCCATTGTCATTGTATCAAAAAAACATACTGCCGAAACTTCATATTTTTGATGCATTTATTTGTGTGAGCCATGCAACCAAAGATGCCTGTATTAAAAGAGGATTCTCACCGAATAAAATTTTTGTTGTTTCAAACGGTGTAAGTACATCAGCAGAAACTTCAGAAATGAATAAAGAAACATTAAACAGTATTTTGTCCAATCTGGGGTTGAATTTGGACAATGATATAATTTTATTATCAATTGGCAGACCGGTTAGACGTAAGGGATTTAGTTGGTTTGCCAGAGAAGTTATGTCGCTATTGGATGACAGATTTAAATATGTGCATGTTGGAGATTCTAATGGAAAAGAAGCTTTCTATTTAAAATGGCTTCCAAAAAAAGTTATAAAATTAGGAGACTTATTTATTGGTAGACCAAATGATGCTGTCGAATTGATCCGGGTTTCTAAACGCAACAGAAATGTAATACTGGCAGGAAAGGTGGCTGATAATTTAAAAGAAACCTTAATCCGTACAGCATCCGTTATAATTATGCCCAATATTTATGATGAAGGAGATATGGAAGGATTTGGACTGGTAGCATTAGAAGCTTCAGTCAAAGGCAAAATCGTTTTAGCTGCTGGTATAGAAGGAGTTATTGATGCCGTTCATGACAGGAAAAATGGTTATTTGATCTCAACAGGTTTGCCACATGTATGGGCTGATAAGATTTCATTATTTGCGGTTAAAAACCTTTTATTTGATGATGAAATAAAGCAGTATACCCTAGATCATTTTTCCTGGGATGGAATGGTGGCCGGCTACAGACAAGTATTTGATACTTTAATAAATAAGTCTGTGAATGAGGATATTTAG
- a CDS encoding tetratricopeptide repeat protein, translating to MIRKIQITLTAFILLMGMQLHAQKILKKADLQFETGAFSQAIESYSNYLADTPNDWKAIGRIADSYAYLGNEVEAIRWYDKLTNLKDVDPTLFLRFGHSLKKTGQLDNARSMYEKYSVYQPEVGNHFALSCDFALHSLQMPATHETMVLPLNSTASDFGLTFYNSYPVFSSFRKDIMMTELEKELNLTENAHKSYIYNDKKKRLGFIKGITGNFNHIGPVSFAKNSKICTIIESKINEENSFITPGKNSTLYIAVVNAQGEIIESKPFAYNEMGSSINSASMAFDGSAIYFSSDRKGGFGGFDLYVSYLNNGIWSAPKNLGSAVNSSGNEITPFFDENILYFASDYHMGIGGFDVFRSKVVNGDWQEPVNLGNGVNSLGDDYFPCVHNNELYFTSNRLGGKGSNDIYKAIALVSEMIVSAPVNEPQPKAVSLEGLSEANHIQSKESEVVHSVSLESTEVIKSESESNEASKVAFVLPEFNVHKVGSNANTEVSVLGARRVALEEFLPNVEVFFIQLASMSAVQPNFTPFKGLVKYGNIYKVNNNRSIKVRLGYYNDRSEAEEVLKVVRTKGFKDAFITFELLNTAQMELVLTSMDGDSYSDQGNFKTKNPEVKNYTATGQYKVRLASYEDPIWFDVNKVKDIGRVEQWTKGSWTIFILAGYESLEEAKQAQIKAINRGFNTAEIVIDNGGILEKLKQN from the coding sequence ATGATAAGAAAAATTCAAATCACTTTAACTGCATTTATCCTACTGATGGGAATGCAGCTTCATGCACAAAAAATTCTGAAGAAAGCAGACCTTCAGTTTGAAACCGGTGCATTTTCTCAAGCGATTGAAAGTTATAGTAATTACCTCGCTGATACACCCAATGATTGGAAAGCTATCGGACGAATTGCGGACTCATATGCTTATTTGGGCAACGAGGTAGAAGCGATCAGGTGGTATGATAAACTGACCAATCTAAAGGATGTAGATCCAACCCTTTTTCTGAGATTTGGCCATAGTCTGAAGAAGACCGGGCAATTGGATAATGCCAGATCAATGTATGAAAAGTATAGTGTTTATCAACCGGAAGTTGGAAATCATTTTGCTTTGAGTTGTGATTTTGCTTTGCATAGTTTACAAATGCCTGCTACCCATGAAACAATGGTGCTGCCTTTAAACAGTACTGCATCAGATTTCGGATTGACATTTTATAACAGTTATCCGGTTTTCAGCTCATTCCGAAAGGATATCATGATGACGGAATTGGAAAAGGAATTGAATCTGACCGAGAATGCACACAAATCATATATCTATAATGACAAAAAGAAACGTCTGGGATTTATAAAAGGAATAACAGGAAATTTTAATCACATCGGACCTGTCAGTTTTGCAAAGAACAGTAAGATTTGTACTATTATTGAATCTAAAATCAATGAAGAAAATAGTTTTATCACTCCCGGAAAAAATTCAACTTTATATATTGCTGTTGTAAATGCACAAGGAGAAATCATTGAGTCAAAACCTTTTGCATATAATGAAATGGGGTCTTCAATCAATTCGGCTTCCATGGCATTTGACGGGTCGGCTATATACTTTTCTTCTGACAGGAAAGGCGGATTTGGCGGTTTTGATTTGTATGTAAGTTATTTGAATAATGGTATCTGGTCTGCACCTAAAAATTTGGGTTCGGCTGTTAACAGTTCAGGTAATGAAATAACGCCATTTTTTGATGAAAATATATTGTATTTCGCATCTGATTATCATATGGGCATCGGGGGATTTGATGTTTTCAGATCTAAAGTCGTAAATGGTGATTGGCAGGAGCCGGTAAATTTAGGTAATGGGGTCAATTCACTGGGGGATGATTATTTCCCATGCGTACATAATAATGAGTTGTATTTTACATCAAACAGATTGGGGGGAAAGGGTAGTAATGACATTTATAAAGCGATCGCACTGGTTTCTGAAATGATAGTTTCAGCCCCGGTTAATGAACCACAACCAAAAGCTGTATCTTTGGAAGGATTATCTGAGGCTAACCATATTCAAAGCAAAGAATCTGAAGTTGTTCACTCAGTCTCCTTAGAAAGTACTGAAGTAATAAAATCCGAAAGTGAATCCAATGAAGCTTCCAAAGTGGCTTTTGTATTGCCGGAATTTAATGTACATAAAGTAGGAAGTAATGCTAATACTGAAGTATCTGTATTGGGAGCAAGAAGAGTAGCTTTAGAAGAGTTTCTGCCCAATGTAGAAGTGTTTTTTATACAATTAGCTTCCATGTCTGCAGTTCAGCCCAATTTCACTCCTTTCAAAGGATTAGTAAAATATGGCAATATCTATAAAGTAAATAACAACCGTTCTATAAAAGTAAGATTGGGTTATTACAATGACAGATCAGAGGCTGAAGAAGTCCTGAAGGTAGTACGCACCAAAGGATTTAAGGATGCATTTATCACATTCGAATTGTTGAATACTGCTCAGATGGAATTGGTATTGACCAGTATGGATGGGGATAGTTATAGTGATCAGGGAAATTTCAAAACAAAAAACCCGGAAGTTAAAAATTACACAGCTACCGGTCAGTATAAAGTGAGATTGGCTTCATATGAAGACCCTATCTGGTTTGATGTCAATAAAGTGAAAGATATCGGTAGGGTAGAGCAATGGACAAAAGGAAGCTGGACCATTTTCATTTTGGCAGGATATGAAAGTCTGGAAGAAGCCAAACAAGCACAAATCAAAGCAATCAACAGAGGTTTTAATACGGCGGAGATTGTCATTGATAATGGCGGGATACTGGAAAAATTGAAACAGAATTAA
- a CDS encoding RNA polymerase sigma factor, whose protein sequence is MTEKDLIKACIKGDRHAQKTIFNLYSEKMMTVCVRYSRHRLEAEDIFQDGFVKVFSNLHTFENKGSLEGWIRRIIVNTAIKNNLKKSVSHEQMGLDNVIEDHVPPDVFSILSEEELIRLISDLPDGYRMVFNLYAIEGYSHREISEMLLIEESTSRSQLVKARRILQEKVLKLHKIAV, encoded by the coding sequence ATGACGGAAAAGGATCTGATTAAAGCATGCATCAAGGGTGATCGTCATGCTCAAAAGACTATTTTTAATTTATACAGCGAAAAAATGATGACTGTTTGTGTCCGATATAGCCGGCATCGACTGGAGGCGGAAGATATTTTTCAGGATGGGTTTGTGAAAGTTTTCAGCAATCTGCATACTTTTGAAAACAAAGGATCTTTGGAAGGTTGGATAAGAAGAATAATTGTCAACACAGCTATCAAAAACAATCTGAAAAAATCCGTTTCACACGAACAAATGGGTTTGGATAATGTCATCGAAGATCATGTTCCTCCCGACGTTTTTTCTATACTATCTGAAGAAGAATTAATCAGGCTGATTTCAGATTTGCCGGATGGATACAGAATGGTATTTAACTTATATGCGATAGAAGGCTATTCTCACAGAGAAATCTCAGAGATGTTGCTGATAGAGGAGTCAACTTCCCGTTCACAGCTTGTGAAGGCACGAAGAATTCTGCAGGAAAAAGTATTAAAATTACACAAAATCGCAGTATGA
- the lpdA gene encoding dihydrolipoyl dehydrogenase, producing the protein MKYDVIVIGSGPGGYVGAIRAAQLGLKTAIIEKYNTLGGTCLNVGCIPSKALLDSSEHYHNATERFAEHGIDIPSVKVNMKQMIDRKNEVVSQTCKGVEFLMKKNKIDIYTGVGSFLSPTKVLVKGADGDKELEAPKIIIATGSKPITPAIFNYDKQRVITSTEALNITTVPKKMVVVGGGVIGLELGSVFARLGTSVDVVEYMDRIIPGMDGDCGKELMRSLKKTGINFYLGHSVKAVKSTKTSCTVTVNKNNSDENFEIKADYCLVAIGRKPYTEGLNLEAAGLKTDDKGRIEVDAHLQTSTPGIFAIGDVIKGAMLAHKAEEEGIFVAEYIAGGKPHIDYNLIPGVVYTWPEVSAVGKTEEELKASGVPYKSGKFPFKALGRSRASMDTEGMVKVLAHADTDEILGVHMVGPRVADIIMEAVALMEFRASAEDMSRISHPHPTYTEAVKEAALAATGNRALHI; encoded by the coding sequence ATGAAATATGATGTAATTGTGATAGGGTCAGGCCCCGGGGGATATGTAGGTGCGATCAGAGCAGCCCAGTTGGGATTAAAAACAGCAATCATCGAAAAATACAACACTTTAGGCGGAACTTGTCTGAATGTGGGTTGTATTCCGTCAAAAGCTTTATTGGACAGTAGTGAGCATTATCATAATGCAACAGAGCGATTTGCAGAACACGGAATAGATATTCCTTCTGTCAAAGTCAATATGAAGCAGATGATAGACCGCAAAAACGAAGTAGTTTCTCAGACGTGTAAAGGTGTTGAATTTTTGATGAAAAAAAACAAAATTGACATATATACAGGTGTTGGTTCTTTCCTGAGTCCGACAAAAGTCCTGGTCAAAGGTGCAGACGGTGATAAAGAATTAGAAGCTCCGAAAATAATCATTGCAACCGGATCAAAACCAATTACTCCTGCCATCTTTAATTATGACAAACAACGAGTGATTACTTCTACCGAAGCTCTGAACATTACAACAGTACCCAAAAAAATGGTTGTCGTCGGTGGTGGCGTGATAGGACTGGAACTAGGTTCTGTGTTTGCCAGGCTGGGTACGTCAGTAGATGTTGTAGAGTATATGGATAGGATTATTCCGGGGATGGATGGAGATTGTGGAAAGGAACTGATGAGATCTTTAAAAAAGACAGGAATTAATTTTTACCTGGGTCATAGTGTGAAAGCTGTCAAATCCACTAAAACATCCTGTACCGTCACAGTTAACAAAAACAATAGTGATGAAAATTTTGAGATAAAAGCGGATTATTGTTTAGTTGCCATCGGAAGAAAACCTTACACTGAAGGTTTAAATCTGGAAGCAGCCGGACTTAAAACTGACGATAAAGGAAGAATTGAAGTTGATGCACATTTACAAACATCTACTCCCGGAATATTTGCCATTGGTGATGTAATTAAAGGAGCCATGCTTGCTCATAAAGCGGAAGAAGAAGGAATTTTTGTCGCAGAATATATAGCGGGTGGAAAACCCCATATTGATTACAACCTCATACCAGGTGTCGTGTACACATGGCCGGAAGTGTCTGCTGTTGGCAAAACCGAAGAAGAACTGAAAGCTTCAGGAGTGCCTTATAAATCCGGAAAATTTCCATTTAAAGCATTGGGTCGATCCCGTGCAAGTATGGACACGGAAGGAATGGTCAAAGTACTTGCCCATGCGGATACAGATGAAATTCTGGGTGTTCACATGGTAGGTCCCCGGGTGGCTGATATAATTATGGAAGCTGTAGCATTGATGGAGTTCAGAGCCAGTGCTGAAGACATGTCGAGAATATCGCATCCACACCCTACCTACACAGAAGCAGTCAAAGAAGCTGCATTAGCTGCTACAGGAAACCGGGCGTTGCATATTTAA
- a CDS encoding polysaccharide biosynthesis C-terminal domain-containing protein, with translation MSSLRSFFKDTLIYGVAAILPRVVSLLLVRIHTGVFEPSQYSDNTVWYVYAAYFNVLLTLGLETSFFRFFTREKEKEKVISTAFIILLCSATSFFMTGMIFSDSLAGFFQMEIKDYFTLLLLTVALDTLVVIPFAYLRVTGRPFYFLALKTLNIVFLLFMNMLLLWIVPKYFNDLSVHIPFTSFSIDGNPKIIYIFFANLLASFFTLLCLLPFIIKIKWTFDRDIFYKFLHYGLPIMIGGLAFVTNENLDKIFIEQFSGKEANGIYAACYKLGVFMTLYVTAFRMGAEPFFFNHAGAVDAKEKYSTIMSWFVIFGTICMLIVVAFMDIFAGLLIGDESYFTGLYIVPVLLLANLFSGIYNNLSVWYKLTDRTRMGMYISLTGAAVTIVFLFLLVPVYGFSGAAWTTMIAYGSMMIISYFMGSKYYPVPYDIKKIAFYITLSTVLCLLSYHFTRQNILINLLIVAGYLIFVFYRENLLAMIFRNNKISS, from the coding sequence TTGAGCAGTTTAAGATCCTTTTTTAAAGATACATTGATATATGGTGTAGCTGCTATCTTGCCGAGAGTGGTCAGTCTGCTGCTGGTGCGTATTCATACAGGAGTTTTCGAACCCTCTCAATATTCTGACAACACAGTTTGGTATGTATATGCTGCGTATTTTAATGTTCTGCTGACTTTAGGTCTCGAGACATCTTTTTTCAGGTTTTTCACCAGGGAGAAGGAGAAAGAAAAAGTAATATCTACTGCTTTTATTATTTTACTGTGTTCGGCGACATCCTTTTTTATGACAGGAATGATATTTTCGGATTCGCTGGCAGGGTTTTTCCAAATGGAAATTAAAGATTATTTCACACTTCTGTTGCTGACTGTTGCATTAGACACATTGGTCGTTATTCCGTTTGCTTATTTGAGAGTTACAGGAAGGCCATTTTACTTTTTAGCGCTCAAAACGCTCAACATAGTTTTTCTCCTTTTTATGAATATGTTGTTATTGTGGATTGTACCCAAATATTTTAATGATCTTTCGGTTCATATTCCTTTTACTTCTTTCAGCATCGACGGCAATCCTAAAATTATTTATATATTTTTTGCCAATTTATTAGCAAGCTTTTTTACCCTTTTATGCCTTCTCCCTTTTATTATCAAAATCAAATGGACATTTGACAGGGATATATTTTATAAATTCCTGCATTACGGACTTCCTATTATGATCGGCGGATTGGCATTTGTCACTAATGAAAATCTCGATAAAATATTCATTGAACAATTTTCAGGTAAAGAAGCCAATGGTATTTATGCCGCCTGTTACAAACTGGGAGTATTTATGACATTGTACGTAACTGCTTTCAGGATGGGTGCAGAACCCTTCTTTTTTAATCATGCCGGTGCAGTGGATGCGAAAGAAAAGTATAGTACGATAATGAGTTGGTTTGTGATTTTCGGGACGATATGTATGTTGATTGTGGTAGCTTTTATGGATATATTTGCTGGTTTACTGATTGGGGATGAATCATATTTCACCGGCCTTTACATAGTACCTGTTTTGTTGCTGGCAAATCTTTTTTCGGGTATTTATAACAATCTTTCGGTGTGGTATAAACTCACAGACAGAACGCGTATGGGAATGTATATCTCGTTAACAGGTGCTGCTGTTACGATCGTTTTTTTATTTTTGCTGGTACCTGTTTATGGTTTTTCAGGAGCGGCATGGACGACTATGATTGCTTATGGAAGTATGATGATCATTTCATATTTTATGGGTAGCAAATATTATCCTGTTCCTTACGATATCAAAAAAATAGCTTTTTATATCACCCTCTCCACCGTTTTGTGCTTATTGAGTTATCATTTTACCCGACAGAATATTTTGATAAACTTATTGATTGTAGCCGGATATCTGATATTTGTTTTTTACAGAGAAAATCTATTGGCAATGATATTCAGAAACAACAAAATATCTTCCTGA
- a CDS encoding Txe/YoeB family addiction module toxin — translation MENDLNFWVATGNKAILKKITQLIADIKVNPYSGLGKPELLKYNLSGAWPRRITREHRLVYEVSNETIRILSAKGHYFI, via the coding sequence GTGGAAAACGATCTCAATTTTTGGGTAGCAACTGGTAATAAAGCTATATTAAAAAAGATAACTCAACTCATCGCAGATATAAAAGTTAATCCTTATTCAGGACTTGGTAAACCTGAACTGCTAAAATATAATTTGTCAGGTGCTTGGCCTCGGAGAATAACCCGGGAACACAGACTTGTATATGAAGTTTCAAATGAAACTATCCGGATACTTTCTGCGAAAGGACACTATTTCATTTGA
- a CDS encoding DUF2442 domain-containing protein, producing the protein MPGITYSIVEAIPIEKHKLIIRFDDGLKKIIDIKPFIKIGISSALLDIEYFKKVKVIDGFITWENGFDFCHNFLYNYDPHDHILTEKKQPNAKIK; encoded by the coding sequence ATGCCGGGTATAACTTACAGTATCGTAGAAGCCATACCAATTGAAAAACATAAGCTGATTATAAGATTTGATGACGGGTTAAAAAAGATAATTGATATCAAACCTTTTATTAAAATAGGTATTTCTTCAGCGCTATTAGACATTGAATATTTCAAAAAAGTTAAAGTAATCGATGGATTTATCACATGGGAAAATGGCTTTGACTTTTGTCATAATTTTCTTTACAACTATGATCCACACGATCATATCCTAACTGAAAAAAAACAACCAAACGCGAAAATTAAATAA
- a CDS encoding S8 family serine peptidase, translated as MAQNKNIIAGEYILQFDKQTDVTKILGENQIALKGEHVPYKHQQLMQEPMNLWLVKFVDVSVIPEIFFNQWVSEKIIKSIQPNRWLKERTIPNDPEFPKQWQYINDGSEGGLAGADLDIEKAWDITTGGTTTDGDTIVICIIDSGINGNHEDFQDNLWVNKYEIPGNGIDDDMNGYIDDYLGWNIEFDNDIVYNNSNHGSAVAGIVGAKGNNGVGVTGINWNIKMMIVDYERPTEANAIASYAYPYIMRKKYNESNGTQGAFVVATNASWGLDKTKAEEAPLWCGLFDLLGEVGILNCGATINENINVDDAGDLPTTCESEYLVSVTNMNRADNKVNAAGYGKRSIDLGAYGQSTYTTNSSGYGAFGGTSAATPHVAGTIGLMYATDCNILSGIAKTNPANAALIVKDMLLLGISENNSLNEITTSGGRLNTFNAVANVNSLCTNKSLPSGITFSSKGNNINVNWVTNQGLCKVKIRYRKNGTNEWTVKTDITSGFLIDSLEYCTEYEMQLGSDCASLTGAFGYSKYVTTTRCCNKPENVTAEYLNNTISIEWEEPEYYNQFQIEYKNFNGEWISENTDMTFFSINNIPECNLYIFRLKTICTDFDAVSIFSAPLSFSSDCGFCTETEYCTITGVLSNQEWIESVSIGQQEIRTGRDLTGYGYYPGTELFIMKAGTSDSIRITPGYSGSPFNEFYKMYIDFDQNGIWDDNELVFSNSESTRLPVSGFIHVPSTALPGITRMRVIMSYENFSGGCSDPKFEFGEAEDYCIKITKEPCAAPVSIDKIAITYDTIKLKLNTSEGIFDSLIFQYKKPSDSQVSSVTFSTKDFYLTGLDSCAVYLYDVSTYCDGTAQSIVLSDSLKTACRTSTNNDNKDTKIFKIFPNPFTDRIHIQFYNKPVSVKEINLTNAHYQVLYTYRNPLNIDDKGINLEMPSTLPTGLYILKIKVDDQIYFHKLIRY; from the coding sequence ATGGCTCAAAACAAAAACATCATTGCCGGTGAATATATCCTTCAGTTTGATAAACAAACCGACGTTACTAAAATTTTAGGCGAGAATCAAATTGCTTTAAAAGGTGAGCATGTTCCTTATAAACATCAACAATTGATGCAGGAACCAATGAATTTATGGTTGGTAAAATTTGTTGATGTAAGCGTAATACCGGAAATTTTTTTTAATCAATGGGTCAGTGAAAAAATTATCAAGAGCATACAGCCCAATCGATGGCTGAAAGAAAGAACTATACCGAATGACCCTGAATTCCCCAAACAATGGCAATATATTAATGACGGCTCTGAAGGTGGTCTGGCCGGTGCTGATCTGGATATCGAAAAAGCCTGGGATATCACTACAGGCGGAACTACAACTGACGGTGATACAATTGTGATTTGTATTATTGATAGTGGTATCAACGGCAATCATGAAGACTTTCAGGACAATTTATGGGTTAATAAATATGAAATTCCCGGCAATGGTATTGATGACGATATGAATGGATACATTGATGATTACCTTGGATGGAATATCGAATTTGATAATGACATTGTATATAACAACAGTAATCATGGTAGTGCAGTTGCTGGAATAGTGGGTGCAAAAGGTAATAATGGGGTAGGAGTCACCGGTATAAACTGGAATATTAAAATGATGATTGTGGATTACGAACGACCTACAGAAGCCAACGCTATTGCATCATATGCATATCCTTATATCATGAGAAAAAAATATAATGAAAGTAATGGAACACAAGGTGCATTTGTGGTAGCTACAAATGCCTCGTGGGGACTTGATAAAACAAAAGCAGAAGAAGCTCCCCTTTGGTGTGGACTTTTTGATTTATTGGGGGAAGTGGGTATCCTGAATTGCGGAGCCACCATCAATGAAAATATCAATGTGGATGATGCCGGAGACTTACCTACCACCTGCGAAAGTGAATATCTGGTCAGTGTTACTAATATGAACAGGGCAGATAATAAAGTGAATGCTGCCGGGTACGGCAAAAGATCTATAGACCTGGGTGCATATGGTCAAAGTACATACACTACAAATTCCAGTGGTTACGGAGCATTCGGAGGTACTTCAGCGGCTACACCACATGTGGCAGGAACGATCGGATTAATGTATGCGACAGATTGCAATATCCTTTCCGGTATTGCAAAAACCAATCCGGCAAATGCTGCCTTAATCGTAAAAGATATGTTGTTACTTGGAATATCAGAAAATAATAGTCTGAATGAAATTACAACGTCCGGAGGAAGACTCAATACCTTTAATGCAGTTGCAAATGTGAACAGTCTTTGTACCAATAAATCTCTACCTTCCGGAATCACCTTCAGCAGTAAAGGAAACAATATAAATGTAAATTGGGTGACCAATCAAGGCCTGTGTAAAGTAAAAATAAGGTATCGAAAAAACGGAACCAATGAATGGACTGTCAAAACAGATATCACATCCGGATTTTTAATAGACTCACTGGAATATTGCACCGAATATGAAATGCAGTTAGGCTCAGATTGCGCAAGTTTGACGGGAGCATTTGGGTATTCAAAATATGTAACGACTACCAGATGTTGTAACAAACCCGAAAATGTGACAGCTGAATATCTGAATAACACCATCTCTATTGAATGGGAAGAACCGGAATATTACAATCAGTTTCAGATAGAATATAAAAATTTCAATGGTGAATGGATATCTGAGAATACGGACATGACTTTTTTTTCAATCAATAACATACCGGAATGTAACTTGTATATATTCCGTTTAAAAACGATATGTACCGATTTTGATGCGGTTTCTATCTTTTCGGCACCGTTGAGTTTCAGTTCTGATTGTGGATTCTGCACTGAAACCGAATACTGTACTATAACAGGAGTACTATCCAATCAGGAATGGATTGAATCCGTATCAATCGGTCAACAAGAGATCCGTACCGGCAGAGACTTAACAGGATATGGTTATTATCCGGGAACAGAACTATTTATCATGAAGGCAGGAACATCAGATTCAATAAGGATAACACCCGGCTATTCAGGCTCTCCTTTTAATGAATTTTATAAAATGTATATTGACTTTGATCAGAATGGTATTTGGGATGATAACGAACTGGTTTTCAGCAATTCTGAATCTACCCGACTTCCTGTTTCAGGATTCATACATGTACCTTCTACAGCATTGCCGGGTATTACGAGGATGAGAGTAATTATGTCTTATGAAAATTTTTCAGGTGGTTGTTCCGATCCAAAGTTTGAATTTGGAGAAGCGGAAGATTATTGTATAAAAATTACAAAAGAACCGTGTGCAGCTCCTGTCAGTATTGACAAAATCGCAATTACTTATGATACCATTAAATTAAAACTAAATACGAGTGAAGGCATTTTTGATTCATTGATTTTTCAATACAAAAAACCATCTGATAGTCAGGTCAGTTCAGTTACATTTAGCACTAAAGATTTTTATCTTACCGGATTAGATTCCTGTGCTGTTTATCTATATGATGTGAGCACATACTGCGACGGAACGGCTCAATCTATTGTTTTATCAGACAGCTTGAAGACAGCCTGTCGTACCTCAACTAACAACGACAATAAAGATACGAAAATATTTAAAATCTTTCCTAACCCGTTCACAGACCGGATTCATATACAATTCTACAATAAACCCGTTTCCGTCAAAGAAATTAATCTGACCAATGCCCATTATCAGGTTCTCTACACATATAGAAATCCTTTAAATATTGACGACAAAGGTATAAATTTGGAAATGCCGTCAACACTTCCCACAGGACTATATATCCTGAAAATCAAGGTAGATGATCAGATATATTTCCATAAGTTAATCAGATACTGA
- a CDS encoding 6-carboxytetrahydropterin synthase produces MKVAVYRKAHFNAAHRLHNPDWSAEKNKEVFGLCNNANFHGHNYELEVKLVGDIDPATGYVYDMGKLADIIKNEIENRFDHKNLNLDTPEFKNLIPSAENIAVVIYEILRERIEDKYEITIKLWETPRNYVEYPA; encoded by the coding sequence ATGAAAGTTGCGGTTTACAGAAAGGCACATTTTAACGCAGCACACAGATTACATAATCCAGATTGGTCGGCTGAGAAGAACAAAGAAGTGTTCGGATTGTGTAATAATGCGAATTTTCATGGGCATAATTATGAGCTGGAAGTTAAGCTCGTCGGGGATATTGACCCGGCAACAGGTTATGTATACGATATGGGAAAGCTTGCAGATATCATCAAAAATGAAATTGAGAACAGGTTTGATCATAAAAATTTGAATCTGGATACACCGGAATTTAAAAACCTGATCCCAAGTGCAGAAAATATTGCCGTCGTTATTTATGAGATTTTAAGAGAAAGGATTGAAGACAAATATGAAATAACAATAAAACTCTGGGAAACTCCCCGAAACTATGTTGAATATCCGGCGTAG